One Mercurialis annua linkage group LG3, ddMerAnnu1.2, whole genome shotgun sequence DNA window includes the following coding sequences:
- the LOC126671905 gene encoding dof zinc finger protein DOF5.6, with protein sequence MGLTSLQVCLDSDWLQGTIHEETGMDCSSPSEDMLTCSRPLIERRLRPPQDQALKCPRCDSTHTKFCYYNNYSLSQPRYFCKTCRRYWTKGGTLRNIPVGGGCRKNKKVAKKSNDNLNHNQPINHNIIGSSSSSHHHNMNPTDLHLSFPDHHNLQFSHLGNLLNTQGTLSNPTFLDSKYNIGELVNVGSSSSNSRSYDFMGNSDVDMTHHGLGDNQISHHHGLGPNYHGLNCSPFGMSIDGNNNGNGFMETYQRFMLPYDHHHDQTTLDVKPNPKLLSLEWQDQTQGCSHDGTGKETFGYLGSSWSGMINGYGSSATNPLV encoded by the exons ATGGGTCTTACTTCACTTCAAGTTTGCTTGGATTCTGATTGGCTTCAG GGAACGATTCACGAGGAGACTGGAATGGATTGTTCTTCACCATCAGAAGATATGCTCACATGCTCAAGGCCATTAATAGAGAGAAGACTCCGGCCACCGCAAGACCAAGCTCTTAAGTGTCCGAGGTGTGACTCAACACACACCAAGTTTTGCTACTACAACAACTACAGTCTCTCTCAGCCGAGGTACTTCTGCAAAACTTGCAGAAGGTACTGGACTAAAGGCGGAACTTTAAGGAACATTCCTGTAGGTGGTGGCTGTCGAAAGAACAAAAAAGTTGCTAAAAAATCTAATGATAATCTTAACCATAATCAACCTATTAACCACAATATTATTGGTTCTTCATCGTCTTCTCATCATCATAATATGAACCCTACTGATCTTCACCTTTCATTTCCTGATCATCATAACCTACAATTTTCACACCTTGGTAACTTGCTTAACACTCAAGGTACACTTTCAAATCCCACTTTCTTGGACAGTAAGTATAACATTGGTGAACTAGTTAACGTTGGATCATCATCGTCGAACTCCAGGAGTTATGATTTTATGGGGAATAGTGACGTGGACATGACTCATCATGGGCTCGGTGATAATCAGATCAGTCATCATCATGGATTAGGACCAAATTATCATGGTCTTAACTGCTCTCCATTTGGAATGTCCATTGATGGAAATAATAATGGAAATGGTTTCATGGAAACTTACCAAAGGTTTATGCTACCATATGATCATCATCATGACCAAACCACACTTGATGTTAAACCTAACCCGAAGCTCTTATCTCTCGAATGGCAAGATCAAACTCAAGGATGTTCTCATGATGGTACTGGTAAAGAAACATTTGGGTACTTAGGATCATCATGGAGTGGCATGATCAACGGCTATGGATCCTCAGCAACCAATCCTTTGGTGTAA